Part of the Oryzias melastigma strain HK-1 linkage group LG24, ASM292280v2, whole genome shotgun sequence genome, ttgtgtttaatcttttttcgtcgttgcttttttattattattgacttaaaaaatacatataatggTAAAgtagattatttttatattccctaactttttaaatgaactatCCCTTTTCTGGTACAGTCTCATAGACTTCCTTTAATTCTAACTAACAGAGGCTAGATATTAGCAGGGGTTGTCTTGAAATTCAGTCTTGTAGTCTTCTTGAAACATTTCTTCATTCCTCTATGAAGCTTCATCTGTCTGTGAAAGACATTACAAGTCCAGACACCATCATTCAACTTCAAGACCTCATCACTGGATGTAggatcatcttcatcaccagtggattaaaaaagaaaaactataagGCACTTCAGTCGTTTATAGATCGGAACTGTTCTTAATCACTGtttaattgcatttaaaaacagaactgtGATTCCAGCGCTTTCAGAAGTGTCTTTTAATGAATGGGTAACTAAGGGANNNNNNNNNNNNNNNNNNNNNNNNNNNNNNNNNNNNNNNNNNNNNNNNNNNNNNNNNNNNNNNNNNNNNNNNNNNNNNNNTTGAAATGCAAtctgattaaatatttaaagcatttattgaaGTCATATTTAACTCAGTTGATATTCTGTTAGACTCTACTGTACTTGTGTTTTTAGGAAACACAGTTATGACAGTAATTCAGAGCCTTTCTCCAATTTTGTGTTAAAGTAAATTCCTTACCTCACAGGAATCCACAGAACACAGTTTAAAATCCTGAAACTATCCGACTTTGATTTCAGATTTGACTTAAGCTATCTCCAACATTCAAAATTTGGAATAAATTAGAACTATATTTTCCCAGCGTCTATCATGCAACCATTTTACTCTAGAGATCTCTTCAAACAAAGACACTTAAAACACACCGTTTTGGACAATGACTTTGATTATATTTGTACTTATTGTGTccttcatccattcatctacAAACACAATCTTGTTCAATGTTGATTCGTTTGACAAACAATAACCTAATGGAGCTAAGCAAAAATGTATGCAGGCGGCTCTAGAAATTCTATATCTAATCCTCTCACAGTAAATTTCAGCTTTTGGTCACTGAAGGTTGTCTCTTTTGACAAATGTTCACAAATGTTAGTGTTCAGAGCCAGCTGGATTTCTCCTCCTCAAATCTGTGAGAGTCAATGAAAGGCTTGTCGATGGATTTGATCATCAGCTCTCCACAGTATGCACACTCGGAAGCAACAATGTCATCGATGTCTGAAATGATTTGCTCGCGGGTTGTGGCCACACTGCCCTTTCCCAGGCTGACGGTGTCTCCTTCCTCTTTGGCTGCGGGTCTGTGGCGAGATTTGCTGGACTGTGTTGTTGCAGAAagcttcttctgcagctcctccagacGGCTGTGTTTGTATACTGACAAGTGAGGCGTCACTTcctagaaagcaaaaaaaaaagcatgttggAAGACAAGAGTCATCAGAGATTATCTTCACTGATTAACGGTcaagttttgaagaaaaatggctACTCCTCTTTCTTCagtattttccccaaaaacgTCCCTTTACCTGCAGCAGGCAGTCGTAATGGAACATGTGTCCACACAGGAACAGGTAGAAGGATCTGTTGAGGAGCGGGAAGTCACAAGCAGCACACTTTTCCTGGGAATCCACCACTCCATATTTGTTCCTCATTTCCTGAATGTCTCCTCTGATTCGTCTGGCGCTCTCTGTGGCCTCCTCCATCTCTTGCTTCAGCTCTTCAATGTGGTGGTTGTACTCCTCCAGGGAGCTGCAGATGGCCTCCTTTAAAAACCACAGTAAACGCCTTGGAGAGTatgcttttttaagctaatactTGTGTTGCAATCTCAGCTCCATGGGCAAGCCTTGGGAGCTGTGCCCAAGCCTGCTGCTAAGACTTggacatttaaatttaatattttgaatttagTCGCATCTGTAAGATGCagttattttctgtttcagtaAAAATGAATGGAGGCAGGTTTCCTACCTTGAAGTGGTCGATAGTGACGAAGTCTGGAAAGAAAGGCAGGATGTCTTCAATCTTTAGCAAGTTGCAGCTGGAGAGACAGTTCATGGCTTTCTTCACATCCTTCTCCTCCTGCACCACATGCCTAGCTATCTTCAACCAGAGCTTCTTCCTCATCTCCTCATCATCCTCAGGAAGATCAGCGCACGACTTGGCTAAGTCgacatccacctgcagacaactACATTTGTTAAGACTTCTGACGCGTTTACAGCATCTTAAAGTGTGTGGAACAAATGGAGCATAACTCGTACTTGTAGAGCCAGATCCACAGCTTCCTCATGCAGCTCCATGATCCTGTAAATGAGCACGCAGGCCCGGTGGTAGCCGTGCTCCGCACACAGGCGAAGAGCATACTTCAGGTCATAGTGAATCTCTGAGGTGTGCGTACCTGCCTGTTCCAGGTAGCACAGAAGAGAGTCTGGTTTGTACTTTGCATAGAGCGAGAGCAGATAGTTATGGATGGCCTCTTCCGTCACATTCAGCTCATACACGCAGAACTCCATGTAGCGGATGGTTTCACTAATCTGCTGTGTGCTCCCCATCTGGCTGTAGTTCATCAGCGCTGGGATGAGCTTCTTTGGGTCCAGCTTCTTGCCCATCTGTATCCACGCGTTCACCACATTCTTTGGGATGTGCTGCATGAGGACTGGGGAGAACTTGTAGAACAGCTTTTCATCGCAGTGCTTGGCGAGCACATCCAGTGCAGCACTGTAGTTGTCATGCTGGCAGTGGTGCGATATCACTCTCTCATAGTCTTGCATGACCACTGAGAAGTAAACCATATCGTCCACGTTGCCATGGCTGGCCAGCAGGTCGTAGATGGTACTGCGGTTGTTAAACAGACACTCCTTGTGCTTGGAGTTGTTCAAAAACTGGCGAAATTCTTCACGAGTTTCCAGGAATTCACTACTGTTGCCATCACTCTCCAGCTGCCCAAGGCGGTTCAGGTAGAGTTCTGCCAGCCAGGTGACTAGCAGAGTTACCTGTGTCCTCTCACTCAGTTTTAAATTACTCAGTTTTTTTAGTAAGAACTCCTTCAAGGCCTCCTCCTGCTTGGCTTCAATGAATTTGAGTGCTATCTCCTCAAAATAGTTCTGTGTCATTGCATAGCACTTGGCACTCTCCAAGTATCTCTTGTTCTGAAAGCAGTACTCTGCCTCCTTAGCCAGAACCATGTCCAAACACTCAGGCCGGTCGCGGCAGTACTCCTTGGCCAGGTCGAACTTGTTCATGTTCATGTACATTTGCCAGACGTCCCTGGCTTCTCGCTGGATGTGATAACGGAAAACTGCCCGCTCGGTGTAGATCCACACGAGTCCTCCCACTGGGTCTTTGATCATTCGCTTGAGGGAACCAAATTTATCTGGGAACACATCTTCATGCACCACCTGTCCATTCAGAATGCAGATGGCCTTAACCCGGTCATAAAAAAGAAGCAGGAAGTGGAACTGAGTCAGGACGATGGAGATGGGTTTGTTTTGGCTCAGGTCAACATCTGGAGTGTATTCCCAAACCTTTAGAGGAAATGGAGGGAAAGCTTGTGAAGCAAGGAGAAGAAGAATGCAAAACAGATGCTACCAAAGAGATATTTACCTTTACATCACTCAGTAGGGAATCTGGTCTGACATAATCCAGCTGACCATACAGAACTCCGTTACCCATCATCCATGCAAATGCTTTGGGAGAGGTCCGAAGCTTGGAGGTGTAGAAGGTGATTTCACTGTACCCCATGTTGGCAGGGAACTCCTGAAAACTGGGCAGCAGGTCCTGGTTCTGACTGAAGATGGAGCTGAAGCCTTGCTGCTCAGAACCCTCTGCCACCTTCCCCACAAACTGGAACAGACGTTTGCGTGTGGTGGCTATGATGAAGTACTTATTCTCTAGACCTCGTTCTATCTCCAAGCAGCAGACTGGCACAGGCCTGCCATCTTCTTCCAGAGAGTGGACCTACATCcgaacaaataaaacatgtaactAACACACTTCCTTCTTGTTGTTATTTTCTTCAGAGAAATCCTAGGCCGAATCCGAATGGGGGTATccgaaatcatttttttgaaggGCTAACCCGGATGCAGAGCCCTCCACTGCGAGGGTGTTTCATGTCGCAGTGTGCCGTGGAGGAGAAGCACATGTCTTCAtgtggatgtgctctgaagcacagaagtttacatttaagtctaagtctttttgtttcagcatgactttttaaagttattaaaccaATGTCGTTATGTATTTCTGGGTGCTAGCAGCGCCATGCTAACGTAGCTCTGTGGGAGTGCTGTCCGAATTTgaggacactatttttccaGAACTCTCCATTTGaaaggctaaatgtaggggtagggggaAGGGGACGAATCCGGATCCAGCCGTAGTCTGCTCAGGTCAGAGTTTTACACTGCAGCAGCGTTTCACAGTCCTGGTCCTTTAAGGACCACTCCAATgataatggtgtttttaacattcttgCAGCATTCACCAGGGATGacgtttaaaataaattaagatcaATTCTTCATTTCTAAGGaattctttttcaaattatgaTGAATCTGGAGCACACGAAAAAATTATATTTGCAAAAACTCTCAATTGTGGCGTAAAAAcggaaatgggcggggccacaagctccctgctccactccattctgatgcctccacttgTAGCTAAACCGATTAGCATCTTCATTTCTGTCgtttgagctggcatctggctcggaactgttcggctggatatctctgatattgctcaacatttttgttgctccactaatgttagctttgggttGTGGGGGGCTGTAGGCTAGCAGGACAGATCGTAAACGGAGGGATGATGGAATTCCCGTGGGGGTTACTCATTcaacaacagtcccgcccacaacacagGGGTGACATTCTGATGAACTgctggtgctctgcagaaattatgtcctagaaaatgactcggatgtcttgattttgactaaaaatagtataatcctaattaaaagactactgggaacaagATGAAAATATAGTTGTGGTGGGATCCTCAACCTTGGTAATAACTATCCTATAGTTATTACAGCAGGCAGGACCAGGGTTGGGGAACACACATCTCCTACCTGTCTGAAGTACTGGTCAGGGTTGGTGTTGAACAGGCTGCCCTCGTTTGCAGAAATCTCCCCCTCAAAGATGACACCTTGGTTGGTGCCCACTAAAATGGGTCCGGTGCTGGTCTCATTGCCCAGCAGTTTGTTCCAGCCCACACTTTCAATGAGGTGGCCTCTCCAGCGGGACAGACTGCGCACCTTCTGGGTGTTCCTGTTGAGGTACAGGCACTCGCTGTTGCTCAGACTGATCAGCAGGTGGGAGCCTGAAGAGAGAACACAAGGAGGATCGAGTTGTTTTTAGTCTCTACCATCACACTGGTCCAGGATGCAGCAGTACTGGTGGTGTGGGTCTGGGGTCTGAGCTCtatcaaaaacaaatctgtcatAATAGAAACTACCACTGAATAgaaagaacactaaaaaaaaagaaacactcaaatATTGCCTTACAGCACTTACAGTTTTGAAACAATGTAAAAACCAGGACTTGTTTGGAGCTGCTGTTACCTGTGGGATCCAAGAACAACTTGTGCACTCTGCTGTCATCTTTCCTTCCTAACTCTGTCTGGTTAGGCTGGTCTGGTTTGGCCAAGTCGATTCTACGTTGAGGAGAGTGAGAACATTTCTGTCAGCACGTTTGAGAAGAAGGGCCTACCTCCA contains:
- the vps18 gene encoding vacuolar protein sorting-associated protein 18 homolog → MASILDEYEDSQNILQSSQQHGRLASVNIGITHSGFVNARLEEEKPIFNKQRIDFTPPEKINHLAVCNNQLCMSLGRETLLRIDLAKPDQPNQTELGRKDDSRVHKLFLDPTGSHLLISLSNSECLYLNRNTQKVRSLSRWRGHLIESVGWNKLLGNETSTGPILVGTNQGVIFEGEISANEGSLFNTNPDQYFRQVHSLEEDGRPVPVCCLEIERGLENKYFIIATTRKRLFQFVGKVAEGSEQQGFSSIFSQNQDLLPSFQEFPANMGYSEITFYTSKLRTSPKAFAWMMGNGVLYGQLDYVRPDSLLSDVKVWEYTPDVDLSQNKPISIVLTQFHFLLLFYDRVKAICILNGQVVHEDVFPDKFGSLKRMIKDPVGGLVWIYTERAVFRYHIQREARDVWQMYMNMNKFDLAKEYCRDRPECLDMVLAKEAEYCFQNKRYLESAKCYAMTQNYFEEIALKFIEAKQEEALKEFLLKKLSNLKLSERTQVTLLVTWLAELYLNRLGQLESDGNSSEFLETREEFRQFLNNSKHKECLFNNRSTIYDLLASHGNVDDMVYFSVVMQDYERVISHHCQHDNYSAALDVLAKHCDEKLFYKFSPVLMQHIPKNVVNAWIQMGKKLDPKKLIPALMNYSQMGSTQQISETIRYMEFCVYELNVTEEAIHNYLLSLYAKYKPDSLLCYLEQAGTHTSEIHYDLKYALRLCAEHGYHRACVLIYRIMELHEEAVDLALQVDVDLAKSCADLPEDDEEMRKKLWLKIARHVVQEEKDVKKAMNCLSSCNLLKIEDILPFFPDFVTIDHFKEAICSSLEEYNHHIEELKQEMEEATESARRIRGDIQEMRNKYGVVDSQEKCAACDFPLLNRSFYLFLCGHMFHYDCLLQEVTPHLSVYKHSRLEELQKKLSATTQSSKSRHRPAAKEEGDTVSLGKGSVATTREQIISDIDDIVASECAYCGELMIKSIDKPFIDSHRFEEEKSSWL